In Magnolia sinica isolate HGM2019 chromosome 12, MsV1, whole genome shotgun sequence, a single genomic region encodes these proteins:
- the LOC131220560 gene encoding uncharacterized protein LOC131220560 isoform X1, translating into MWMQLVLCFKVHLDWSMRDIFMIFGISTLGRIFNNHVLGCFKVHVCDCVMIWENYVEGQEVANGSSVVESKQKEVLQVVVAEVLGDGKFYIQTVSN; encoded by the exons ATGTGGATGCAGTTGGTCCTTTGCTTTAAGGTGCATTTGGATTGGTCAATGAGAGACATATTCATGATTTTTGGGATTTCTACTCTTGGTAGAATTTTCAACAATCATGTACTCGGGTGCTTTAAGGTGCATGTGTGCGATTGTGTGATG ATTTGGGAGAACTATGTTGAAGGACAGGAAGTTGCAAATGGTTCATCTGTTGTTGAAAGCAAACAAAAGGAAGTACTTCAG GTGGTGGTAGCTGAAGTACTTGGAGATGGCAAGTTCTACATCCAAACAGTCAGCAACTAG
- the LOC131220560 gene encoding ribonuclease TUDOR 2-like isoform X2, which produces MWMQLVLCFKVHLDWSMRDIFMIFGISTLGRIFNNHVLGCFKIWENYVEGQEVANGSSVVESKQKEVLQVVVAEVLGDGKFYIQTVSN; this is translated from the exons ATGTGGATGCAGTTGGTCCTTTGCTTTAAGGTGCATTTGGATTGGTCAATGAGAGACATATTCATGATTTTTGGGATTTCTACTCTTGGTAGAATTTTCAACAATCATGTACTCGGGTGCTTTAAG ATTTGGGAGAACTATGTTGAAGGACAGGAAGTTGCAAATGGTTCATCTGTTGTTGAAAGCAAACAAAAGGAAGTACTTCAG GTGGTGGTAGCTGAAGTACTTGGAGATGGCAAGTTCTACATCCAAACAGTCAGCAACTAG